The segment GCGAGCATCTCGAAAAGTTCAACAACAAAATCCACCGCATCTTTCGGCGCTCTCGTTCCGAGATGTTCGAGGGTGAAAAAAACTTCCTCCGCTCACTCACGGAGAACCCTTACGAGGTCGTTGTTCATCATCGTGGAAGAGTGCACCCGGACTGCCATCTCGCATTCGAGAAGAATTTTTACTCAGCCCCAGAAGCACTGAGAGGCAAGTTGCTCGACGTCTGGGCAGGAGAAAAGACCATCGAAATCTTCCATGAGGGAGTGCGTGTCGCTGTGCATCATCGAAGCAAAGGCAAGGGCCTCTTCGTGACCCAGAAGAACCACTACCCCGAAGCTCACCGTGCCTACTGCGAGGTCACACCGTTACATACAAAATCGCAGGCAGAGAGCATTGGACCGCAGACATCGGAACTCGTGGCAGGCATGCTAGCAGGTGACACTCCATTGAAGCAGCTTCGCCGTGCGCAGGGAATAGTCAACTTATCAAAGCACTACGCTTCGGAACACATCGAGGAAGCATGCTCCGCAGCAATCAGACTCAATCAAAAAAACTATGCCTTTATTAAACGCGTACTCGACAACAAAAAAGGAGGATCCACTCGAAAAAACACGAGATCAAAGGAAAATACCCCAATACTACGAGGAGAAAACCCTCTCCTGCGTGGTGAAACTCTCTTTCATTAAGGAGATCATTCAAAATGATGATTGAACAAACCAGACAAATGATGGCCCACCTGAAGCTCAACGGCATGCTCGAAAGCCTCGAACTTCGACTCGCAGAAGCAACCAGTCAAGGCTGGGGTCATGGCGACTTCCTTGCAGCCATCATGACTGACGAAAAGACCTTCAGAGACTCTGCTCACATTAAACGTAGAATCAAAAGCGCACGCTTCCGCACGGATGCCTGCATCGAGAAAATCGACACCACTGCCAAACGCAATCTGAGCGCAGCACAGGTGCGGGATCTTATGGAGCTGGGCTTCCTCACAGAACCACGCAATGTTCTTATCCAAGGCCCAACGGGTGTTGGCAAAACCTTTCTCGCAACTGCTCTTGGCAACCAGGCTTGCCGGCGCGGATACACAACAATCTTCATTGGGATTCATGAACTGATTGAAAAGCTCGAAATCGCCCGCACAGAAGGGAGCTATCTGCGCCTCAGGGACCGCCTCATCAAAACAGACTGCCTGATACTGGATGACCTTGGCATCAAGAAACTTCCAGCTTCGGTCGT is part of the bacterium genome and harbors:
- a CDS encoding AAA family ATPase encodes the protein MMIEQTRQMMAHLKLNGMLESLELRLAEATSQGWGHGDFLAAIMTDEKTFRDSAHIKRRIKSARFRTDACIEKIDTTAKRNLSAAQVRDLMELGFLTEPRNVLIQGPTGVGKTFLATALGNQACRRGYTTIFIGIHELIEKLEIARTEGSYLRLRDRLIKTDCLILDDLGIKKLPASVVQDLYDILEERFATRSTIITSQIPLENWKEVIEDPVALEAILDRLIHGAVRLKLEGESMRKKRIQTKGVDSH